From one Methylothermaceae bacteria B42 genomic stretch:
- a CDS encoding 7-cyano-7-deazaguanine synthase, whose product MKKAVILLSGGLDSMTTLLMAKNEGFACHCLSFDYGQRQRAELLAAKNIAKRLEAAEHKVIHIGLGEIGGSALTDNAIAVPETATEGIPVTYVPARNTVFLSFALGYAEVLGSLDIFIGVNAVDYSGYPDCRPEYIKAFQNLANLATKAGVEGGRFQIHTPLIHLSKAEIIQAGVQLGADYALTVSCYAADEEGRACGKCDACRLRRQGFDAAGIPDPTRYR is encoded by the coding sequence ATGAAAAAAGCAGTCATTCTTCTCTCGGGTGGGCTAGATTCTATGACCACATTACTTATGGCCAAAAATGAGGGTTTCGCCTGCCATTGTTTGAGTTTTGATTACGGCCAGCGTCAGCGGGCGGAGCTTCTTGCCGCCAAAAATATAGCAAAAAGGCTTGAGGCAGCTGAACATAAAGTCATTCATATCGGTTTAGGAGAGATCGGGGGCTCGGCCTTGACCGATAATGCCATTGCGGTTCCGGAAACGGCGACGGAAGGCATTCCGGTCACTTATGTACCGGCACGTAATACTGTTTTTCTCAGCTTTGCCTTGGGCTATGCCGAAGTGTTGGGAAGCTTGGATATTTTCATCGGCGTCAACGCGGTGGATTATTCCGGATATCCCGATTGCCGGCCTGAGTACATCAAGGCCTTTCAGAATCTGGCGAATCTGGCCACGAAGGCGGGGGTGGAAGGTGGGCGTTTTCAAATTCACACCCCTTTGATTCATCTGAGCAAGGCGGAAATCATTCAAGCCGGCGTTCAATTAGGCGCTGATTACGCTTTGACAGTTTCCTGCTATGCGGCGGATGAAGAGGGCCGGGCATGCGGCAAGTGCGATGCTTGCCGGTTGCGTCGGCAAGGTTTCGACGCCGCGGGCATTCCCGACCCTACCCGTTATCGTTGA
- a CDS encoding 7-carboxy-7-deazaguanine synthase, which translates to MSLKVTEIFLSLQGESRTLGLPTVFVRLTGCPLRCRWCDTAYAFHGGQRMALEDIVKAVEAFGVSHVTVTGGEPLAQPDCLSLLTVLADRGFAVSLETSGALDVSEVDTRVVKVVDLKPPGSGELEKNRYENLDYLSENDQVKFVISDREDYLWSKEMLDQYQLPTRCEILFSPVAGEQNPRQLAEWILEDRLPVRFQLQLHKLLWGDEPGR; encoded by the coding sequence TTGTCTTTAAAAGTCACGGAAATTTTTCTCTCCCTGCAAGGCGAAAGCCGAACCTTAGGGTTGCCGACGGTATTCGTGAGATTAACCGGTTGTCCACTACGCTGTCGCTGGTGCGATACTGCCTATGCTTTCCACGGCGGTCAACGGATGGCTTTGGAGGATATCGTAAAGGCGGTGGAGGCTTTTGGGGTTTCCCATGTCACGGTGACCGGAGGTGAGCCACTGGCACAACCGGACTGCTTGTCACTCCTAACCGTTTTGGCAGATAGGGGGTTTGCGGTTTCCCTGGAAACCAGTGGCGCGTTGGATGTTTCGGAAGTGGACACCAGGGTGGTCAAGGTTGTCGATCTTAAGCCCCCGGGCTCCGGTGAACTGGAAAAGAACCGTTATGAAAACCTCGACTATCTTTCCGAAAATGACCAAGTCAAGTTCGTGATCTCAGACCGGGAAGATTACCTGTGGTCGAAGGAAATGCTTGACCAATACCAACTGCCGACCCGTTGCGAAATCTTATTCTCTCCCGTAGCTGGTGAACAAAATCCAAGGCAATTGGCTGAGTGGATTTTGGAAGACCGCTTGCCGGTGCGTTTTCAGCTTCAACTTCACAAATTGCTGTGGGGCGATGAACCCGGCCGATGA
- a CDS encoding translocation protein TolB — protein sequence MKRLKLLSPVRQLCFWLAWMSWLLVNLPAQAVLTIEITRGAEGAVPIAVVPFAWHGSGPKPLAIASVIQADLARSGRFNPLPEADMLTKPTELIDIQWNAWRALGQDYLVIGRVAETGPDKYEVKFFLYDVYKGQQLAGYRLPSRKKELRRTAHRISDIIYEKITGQPGAFTTRIAYITVKEQGGRRIYRLQVADADGYNPRTVVVSPEPLMSPAWSPDGKRLAYVSYEQQKPAIFVQTLATGKREKIASFPGINGAPAWAPDGSHLALTLSKGGSPDIYIYNLTTRKLRRLTRSYAIDTEPAWSPDGKRLAFTSDRGGSPQIYTIPAQGGKPRRLTFEGKYNARAVFSPDGRHLAMVHGGKGYRIALLDLEDGLLTVLTSGPLDESPSFAPNGSMILYATQDQGRGQLAAVSVDGRVHQRLKTEVGDVREPAWSPF from the coding sequence ATGAAGAGATTGAAATTATTATCCCCTGTGCGACAGCTGTGTTTTTGGCTGGCCTGGATGAGTTGGTTGCTGGTCAATTTACCCGCCCAAGCGGTCTTGACTATTGAAATTACCCGCGGCGCGGAAGGGGCGGTGCCCATTGCCGTGGTGCCATTTGCCTGGCATGGGTCCGGTCCCAAACCATTGGCCATTGCCTCGGTAATTCAGGCGGATTTGGCCCGGAGCGGACGCTTTAACCCCTTGCCCGAAGCGGATATGCTGACCAAGCCCACCGAGTTAATCGATATCCAATGGAACGCATGGCGGGCGCTGGGGCAGGATTATTTGGTGATTGGCCGTGTGGCGGAAACCGGTCCGGATAAGTACGAAGTCAAGTTTTTCCTGTACGACGTTTATAAAGGCCAGCAGTTGGCTGGCTACCGGTTACCTTCCCGGAAAAAAGAATTGCGCCGTACCGCCCATAGGATCAGTGACATTATTTATGAGAAAATCACCGGCCAGCCTGGCGCATTTACCACCCGGATAGCCTATATTACGGTCAAGGAGCAGGGCGGGCGGCGAATTTACCGGCTCCAGGTGGCGGACGCCGATGGCTATAATCCCCGAACCGTCGTAGTTTCCCCAGAGCCATTAATGTCCCCGGCTTGGTCCCCTGACGGCAAACGCCTTGCCTATGTGTCTTATGAACAACAAAAGCCCGCCATCTTCGTGCAAACCCTGGCCACCGGCAAACGGGAAAAAATCGCTTCGTTTCCTGGCATCAATGGCGCACCTGCCTGGGCGCCTGACGGAAGCCATTTAGCCCTGACTTTATCCAAGGGCGGCAGCCCGGACATTTATATCTATAATTTGACGACCCGGAAATTGCGGAGGCTGACAAGGAGTTATGCCATTGACACGGAACCCGCCTGGTCTCCTGATGGCAAACGTCTCGCATTCACCTCCGACCGAGGCGGCAGTCCGCAAATCTACACGATTCCGGCCCAAGGCGGCAAGCCACGCCGCTTGACCTTCGAGGGGAAATACAATGCCAGAGCGGTTTTTTCTCCGGATGGCCGCCATTTGGCCATGGTGCATGGCGGAAAAGGCTACCGGATTGCCTTATTGGATCTAGAAGACGGCCTTTTGACAGTATTGACTTCGGGACCGTTGGATGAATCCCCCAGCTTTGCGCCTAACGGCAGCATGATTTTATACGCGACCCAGGATCAGGGCCGGGGACAGTTGGCGGCGGTTTCCGTCGATGGCAGGGTGCATCAAAGGCTGAAAACCGAAGTCGGGGATGTGCGTGAGCCCGCCTGGTCGCCGTTTTAG
- a CDS encoding argininosuccinate lyase, with the protein MTTTHKLWGGRFEQPTDAFVEAFTASVNFDKRLAPYDIQGSIAHARMLFKIGVLTEEECNAIISGLERIAGEIERGGFPWSIALEDVHMNIEARLTALIGEAGKKLHTARSRNDQVATDIRLYLRDQIGYLLGELKRLQTALLELAEAEAETIMPGFTHLQVAQPVTFGHHMLAWFEMLMRDRERLRDCLRRVNIMPLGAAALAGTSFPIDRFYTAELLGFERPAANSLDAVSDRDFAIEFCSAAALLMTHLSRFSEELVIWTSAQFDFIQLPDAFCTGSSIMPQKKNPDVPELVRGKSGRVNGHVMALLTLMKAQPLAYNKDNQEDKEPLFDTVDTLKDCLRAFADMMPHVQPKREKMKEAARQGFATATDLADYLVRKGVPFRDAHEIVGKAVQLALTKHCDLADLSLEELQALCSMIGEDVYQVLTLEGSVAARNHYGGTAPRQVRKAVQEARLRCDETV; encoded by the coding sequence ATGACAACCACCCACAAACTTTGGGGCGGCCGTTTCGAGCAGCCTACCGACGCGTTCGTTGAAGCATTCACCGCTTCGGTCAATTTCGATAAACGGCTGGCGCCTTACGATATTCAGGGCTCCATCGCCCATGCCCGGATGCTGTTCAAGATCGGCGTGCTTACCGAAGAAGAATGCAATGCAATTATCAGCGGCCTGGAGCGGATTGCCGGGGAAATAGAACGGGGAGGGTTCCCGTGGTCGATTGCCCTGGAAGATGTCCATATGAATATTGAAGCCCGCTTGACCGCCCTGATTGGCGAGGCGGGCAAAAAGCTCCATACCGCCCGTTCCCGCAATGACCAGGTGGCCACCGATATCCGTCTTTACCTGCGCGACCAAATCGGCTATCTTCTCGGCGAATTAAAACGCCTGCAAACGGCTTTGCTGGAGCTGGCGGAAGCCGAGGCAGAGACCATCATGCCTGGATTTACCCATCTGCAAGTGGCCCAGCCGGTGACTTTTGGCCATCACATGCTCGCCTGGTTTGAAATGTTGATGCGCGACCGGGAGCGATTGCGGGACTGCCTGCGCCGGGTCAATATCATGCCCCTGGGGGCGGCGGCGCTGGCCGGGACTTCGTTTCCCATCGACCGCTTTTATACCGCGGAGTTATTGGGATTCGAGCGTCCCGCCGCCAATTCCCTGGATGCGGTGAGTGACCGGGATTTCGCCATAGAATTTTGTAGCGCCGCGGCTTTGTTGATGACCCATCTGTCCCGATTCTCCGAAGAGTTGGTGATTTGGACCTCGGCCCAGTTTGATTTTATCCAACTGCCGGATGCGTTCTGCACTGGCTCTTCCATTATGCCCCAGAAGAAAAACCCCGACGTGCCGGAACTGGTGCGAGGCAAGAGCGGCCGGGTCAATGGCCATGTGATGGCGCTGCTTACCCTGATGAAAGCCCAGCCCTTGGCCTATAACAAGGATAATCAAGAAGACAAGGAACCCTTGTTCGACACCGTGGATACCCTGAAGGATTGCCTTAGGGCGTTCGCCGACATGATGCCCCATGTTCAGCCCAAGCGGGAGAAAATGAAGGAAGCCGCCCGACAGGGTTTCGCGACGGCGACGGACTTGGCCGATTACCTGGTGCGTAAAGGCGTGCCGTTTCGCGACGCCCACGAAATTGTCGGTAAGGCGGTGCAATTGGCGCTGACCAAACACTGTGATTTGGCGGATTTATCCTTAGAGGAATTACAGGCTTTGTGTTCCATGATTGGCGAAGATGTTTATCAGGTCTTGACATTGGAAGGCTCCGTCGCCGCCCGCAATCATTATGGCGGTACCGCGCCCCGGCAAGTAAGAAAAGCCGTGCAAGAAGCCCGGTTGCGGTGTGACGAAACAGTGTGA